A window of the Arachis duranensis cultivar V14167 chromosome 5, aradu.V14167.gnm2.J7QH, whole genome shotgun sequence genome harbors these coding sequences:
- the LOC107489110 gene encoding UDP-glucose 6-dehydrogenase 4: MVKICCIGAGYVGGPTMAVIALKCPEIQVAVVDIAAPRINAWNSEHLPIYEPGLDEVVKECRGRNLFFSVDVEKHVAESDIVFVSVNTPTKTQGLGAGKAADLTYWESAARMIADVSKSDKIVVEKSTVPVKTAEAIERILTHNRKGINFTILSNPEFLAEGTAIKDLFNPDRVLIGGRETPEGQKAIHALRDVYAHWVPVERILCTNLWSAELSKLAANAFLAQRISSVNAISALCEATGADVTQVSHAIGTDSRVGPKFLNASVGFGGSCFQKDILNLVYICECNGLPEVANYWKQVIKVNDYQKTRFVNRVVSSMFNTVSGKKIAILGFAFKKDTGDTRETPAIDVCKGLLGDKAKLSIFDPQVTEDQIIRDLSMKKFDWDHPAHLQPLSPTNNKQVTVVWDAYEAIKDAHGICILTEWDEFKKLDYKKVYDSMQKPAFVFDGRNVVDANKLREIGFIVYSVGKPLDSWLKDMPAVA, encoded by the coding sequence atggtGAAGATTTGCTGCATTGGTGCTGGATACGTTGGTGGGCCAACCATGGCAGTTATTGCCCTCAAATGCCCTGAGATCCAGGTAGCCGTGGTGGACATCGCCGCACCGAGAATCAATGCCTGGAACAGCGAGCACCTCCCAATCTATGAGCCTGGCCTTGATGAAGTGGTGAAGGAGTGCAGAGGAAGGAACCTCTTCTTCAGCGTTGATGTAGAGAAACATGTAGCCGAGTCCGACATAGTATTTGTCTCTGTGAACACCCCGACCAAGACTCAGGGTCTCGGAGCTGGCAAGGCAGCTGATCTGACTTATTGGGAGAGTGCGGCTCGGATGATTGCCGATGTATCAAAATCAGACAAAATCGTGGTTGAGAAATCAACTGTCCCTGTTAAAACAGCTGAGGCAATTGAGAGGATTCTAACTCATAACAGGAAAGGGATCAACTTCACAATCCTGTCCAACCCTGAGTTCCTCGCGGAGGGTACAGCTATTAAAGACCTTTTCAATCCGGATCGAGTCCTTATCGGAGGCAGGGAGACTCCGGAAGGCCAAAAGGCCATTCATGCTTTGAGGGATGTGTATGCTCATTGGGTTCCTGTGGAGCGAATTCTCTGCACCAACTTGTGGTCTGCTGAGCTTTCGAAGCTCGCAGCCAATGCTTTCTTGGCCCAAAGGATCTCCTCAGTGAACGCTATCTCTGCGCTCTGCGAGGCCACCGGCGCAGATGTCACCCAGGTGTCCCATGCCATAGGGACAGACTCTAGAGTTGGACCAAAGTTCCTGAATGCCAGTGTTGGCTTCGGCGGCTCTTGCTTCCAGAAGGATATTCTGAACTTGGTCTATATCTGCGAGTGCAACGGCCTTCCGGAGGTAGCGAACTACTGGAAACAGGTGATCAAGGTTAACGACTACCAGAAAACACGGTTCGTGAACCGAGTTGTTTCCTCGATGTTCAACACTGTCTCCGGGAAGAAGATTGCCATACTAGGCTTTGCCTTCAAGAAGGACACTGGTGACACCAGGGAGACCCCGGCGATCGATGTGTGCAAGGGCTTGTTGGGCGACAAGGCAAAGCTGAGCATATTTGATCCGCAGGTAACCGAAGACCAGATCATAAGGGATCTTTCGATGAAGAAATTCGACTGGGACCACCCTGCACATCTCCAACCACTTAGTCCTACCAACAACAAGCAAGTGACTGTGGTTTGGGATGCGTATGAAGCAATTAAGGATGCACATGGAATTTGCATTCTCACCGAATGGGACGAGTTCAAGAAGCTTGATTACAAGAAAGTCTATGATAGCATGCAGAAGCCTGCATTTGTTTTTGATGGAAGGAATGTTGTTGATGCTAACAAGCTCAGGGAAATTGGATTCATTGTTTATTCTGTTGGAAAGCCACTAGATTCATGGCTCAAGGACATGCCGGCAGTGGCTTAG